A window from Peromyscus leucopus breed LL Stock chromosome 8a, UCI_PerLeu_2.1, whole genome shotgun sequence encodes these proteins:
- the Hdac2 gene encoding histone deacetylase 2, with amino-acid sequence MAYSQGGGKKKVCYYYDGDIGNYYYGQGHPMKPHRIRMTHNLLLNYGLYRKMEIYRPHKATAEEMTKYHSDEYIKFLRSIRPDNMSEYSKQMQRFNVGEDCPVFDGLFEFCQLSTGGSVAGAVKLNRQQTDMAVNWAGGLHHAKKSEASGFCYVNDIVLAILELLKYHQRVLYIDIDIHHGDGVEEAFYTTDRVMTVSFHKYGEYFPGTGDLRDIGAGKGKYYAVNFPMRDGIDDESYGQIFKPIISKVMEMYQPSAVVLQCGADSLSGDRLGCFNLTVKGHAKCVEVVKTFNLPLLMLGGGGYTIRNVARCWTYETAVALDCEIPNELPYNDYFEYFGPDFKLHISPSNMTNQNTPEYMEKIKQRLFENLRMLPHAPGVQMQAIPEDAVHEDSGDEDGEDPDKRISIRASDKRIACDEEFSDSEDEGEGGRRNVADHKKGAKKARIEEDKKETEDKKTDVKEEDKSKDSSGEKTDTKGAKSEQLSNP; translated from the exons ATGGCGTACAGTCAAGGAGGCGGCAAGAAGAAAGTGTGCTACTACTATGACG gtgATATTGGAAATTATTATTATGGTCAGGGTCATCCCATGAAGCCTCATAGAATCCGGATGACTCATAACTTGCTGCTAAATTATGGTTTATACcgaaaaatggaaatatat AGGCCACATAAAGCCACTGCAGAAGAAATGACAAAATACCACAGTGATGAATATATCAAATTTCTACGATCAATAAGACCAGATAACATGTCTGAGTACagtaagcagatgcagagat TTAACGTTGGAGAAGATTGTCCAGTATTTGACGGACTCTTTGAGTTCTGTCAGCTCTCAACTGGGGGTTCAGTCG CTGGGGCTGTGAAGTTAAACCGGCAGCAAACTGACATGGCTGTCAACTGGGCTGGAGGACTGCATCACGCCAAAAAGTCGGAAGCGTCGGGATTCTGCTATGTTAATGATATCGTGCTCGCCATCCTCGAATTACTAAA GTATCATCAGAGAGTCTTGTATATTGACATAGACATCCATCATGGTGATGGTGTTGAGGAAGCTTTTTATACAACAGATCGTGTGATGACGGTTTCGTTCCATAAGTATGGGGAGTACTTTCCTGGAACAGGAGACTTGAGG GATattggtgctggaaaaggaaaatACTACGCTGTCAATTTTCCCATGAGAGATGGTATAGATGATGAGTCATATGGACAGATTTTTAAGCCT ATCATCTCGAAAGTGATGGAGATGTACCAGCCGAGCGCTGTGGTGCTGCAGTGTGGTGCAGACTCTCTGTCCGGGGATAGGCTTGGCTGCTTCAACCTCACTGTCAAAG GTCATGCTAAATGTGTAGAAGTAGTAAAAACTTTTAACTTGCCATTGCTGATGCTGGGCGGAGGTGGCTACACAATCCGCAATGTTGCTCGATGTTGGACGTATGAGACTGCAGTTGCCCTTGACTGTGAAATTCCTAATG agtTGCCATATAATGATTACTTTGAGTATTTTGGACCAGACTTCAAACTGCATATTAGTCCTTCCAACATGACAAACCAGAACACTCCAGAATATATGGAAAAGATAAA ACAGCGTCTATTTGAAAATCTTCGAATGTTACCACATGCACCTGGTGTTCAAATGCAAGCGATTCCCGAAGATGCTGTTCACGAAGACAGTGGGGATGAGGATGGAGAGGACCCAGACAAGAGAATTTCGA TTCGCGCCTCAGACAAGCGGATAGCTTGCGATGAAGAGTTCTCCGATTCTGAGGATGAAGGCGAAGGAGGTCGTAGAAATGTTGCTGATCATAAAAAGGGAGCAAAGAAAGCTAGGATCGAAGAAGACaagaaggagacagaggacaaAAAGACAG ATGTTAAGGAAGAAGACAAATCCAAGGACAGTAGCGGTGAAAAAACAGATACCAAAGG AGCCAAATCAGAACAGCTCAGCAACCCTTGA